A stretch of Aedes aegypti strain LVP_AGWG chromosome 2, AaegL5.0 Primary Assembly, whole genome shotgun sequence DNA encodes these proteins:
- the LOC5574043 gene encoding sodium- and chloride-dependent neutral and basic amino acid transporter B(0+) isoform X2, translated as MRKIDATNAKYLLDYLYYTRDDEQFRFYKKSRSSIFRGVILCLCLNLTYANVARFPRELQQHGSAFLVPYVILLLLVGLPVVLLEISLGQFLGQGSAHMWRAAPFLKGASLVGRIASWLAAIWTSMHSVIALLYVGMLSFKSVPFRECNKAVTINQQSIHDGYDVEPNSGQECLKLTFLRPVWRSSLYFGLLALSLILLWVISMVCTHSGKINRRSIYLFGFLALVLLIFETGWEVTKAINDEYVPGLWPFYPESFADSTLWFNALVQVIYSLNIGIGAVPVITGQFLYKGDAIKTSFVYIFFNILITSIAVIFYVFQFHNTANDPHLLYPELTPLTSIYDRAVTVHELDHLIQQLIPALGYALLFISSIVSMTIYIYTSTRMIRKHPNYTVCLAGLVVAIAGLLCPNYIFPRILDTRIVGSLIVCAMIFEIILIIWVYGSKNLYTDLEFSLGRPVLKAWLFIWGLIPVLLISILSWWTITYFDNDLLIDYFPKWLPVVFSLGVIMLLACVEISKQVDYNIFSMIHGATKPSKDWGPADPLVRHAWKQWKSVCEDTGERDFTLRRRGTKDYTNSIKKGQYSHSNKYGVSNKNLSTAGSNSPNYSGSVFGDSAIEEDISVEKFPQYKQQNSAYSVDSNIDKSPHTSASSRKSSQIDKRTPSERSQAGLISSRKTSDNSFTSRIEIMGDDHAYRSAIVRNPLAKADGAQNFKTSHHHLAPPVPTHHTSSQMTTSQQPAKPQNHQNGHSKNPYPEEGYNRDIYISNGQADHICWRKFSINSEEYSTEL; from the exons TCAAGATCATCAATATTTCGCGGCGTGATTCTGTGTCTGTGCCTGAACCTAACCTACGCCAATGTGGCCCGATTCCCACGCGAACTCCAGCAGCATGGATCCGCTTTCCTCGTGCCCTACGTCATACTGCTGCTCCTGGTCGGGCTGCCGGTTGTGTTGCTCGAAATTTCGTTGGGACAATTCCTCGGACAGGGATCGGCGCACATGTGGCGAGCGGCGCCCTTTCTCAAGG GTGCCAGTTTGGTCGGACGAATCGCCTCTTGGCTGGCGGCGATCTGGACCTCGATGCATTCGGTGATTGCGTTGCTGTACGTAGGAATGTTGTCATTCAAATCTGTGCCATTTAGAGAGTGTAATAAGGCCGTAACGATCAACCAGCAGTCCATTCAT GACGGTTATGATGTGGAACCCAATAGCGGACAGGAATGTTTGAA ATTAACGTTTCTACGTCCAGTGTGGCGAAGTTCTCTCTACTTTGGGCTGCTTGCGTTGAGTTTGATTCTTTTATGGGTCATTTCGATGGTATG TACGCATAGTGGAAAGATCAACCGACGGTCGATTTATCTGTTTGGATTTTTGGCGTTGGTTTTGCTGATCTTTGAAACCGGATGGGAAGTAACGAAAGCCATCAACGATGAGTATGTGCCCGGACTGTGGCCATTTTATCCGGAGTCATTTGCCGATAGCACGCTGTGGTTCAATGCGTTGGTGCAAGTTATCTACTCGCTAAATATTGGTATCGGAGCAGTGCCAGTCATTACAGGGCAGTTCCTATATAAAGGAGATGCCATCAA AACATCATTCGTCTACATTTTCTTCAACATCCTGATCACATCGATTGCGGTGATTTTCTACGTATTTCAATTTCATAACACTGCAAACGATCCACATCTGCTGTACCCTGAGCTGACCCCATTGACATCCATTTACGATCGAGCTGTAACGGTGCATGAATTGGATCACCTCATACAGCAGCTCATTCCAGCTCTAGGCTACGCATTGCTCTTTATATCATCCATCGTGTCGATGACGATCTACATCTACACTTCCACCAGAATGATTCGAAAGCATCCAAACTACACCGTGTGTCTGGCAGGCCTAGTTGTCGCAATAGCTGGACTATTGTGCCCGAACTACATCTTCCCACGGATCCTGGACACACGAATCGTAGGATCGTTGATAGTTTGTGCGATGATTTTCGAAATAATTCTGATTATCTGGGTGTACGGATCGAAGAACTTGTACACCGATCTGGAGTTTTCGCTGGGACGACCTGTGCTCAAAGCATGGCTATTCATTTGGGGATTAATTCCGGTGCTGCTGATTTCCATCCTCTCTTGGTGGACGATTACGTATTTTGACAACGATTTACTTATCGATTACTTCCCAAAGTGGCTACCGGTAGTATTCAGTTTAGGCGTCATTATGTTATTGGCATGTGTGGAAATCAGCAAACAAGTAGACTACAACATATTCAGTATGATCCATGGAGCTACAAAACCATCGAAAGATTGGGGACCTGCTGACCCCTTAGTTCGACATGCTTGGAAGCAATGGAAATCTGTTTGTGAAGATACCGGAGAACGAGACTTCACGTTGAGGCGGCGTGGCACCAAAGACTACACCAATTCTATTAAAAAAGGCCAGTACTCTCACTCCAACAAATACGgagtttcaaacaaaaaccttTCGACCGCGGGGAGCAACTCGCCCAACTACAGTGGTTCTGTATTTGGAGACTCAGCCATCGAAGAGGACATCAGTGTAGAAAAATTTCCGCAATACAAGCAACAAAACTCAGCCTATAGCGTCGACTCCAACATTGACAAGTCCCCACACACATCTGCCAGTTCACGAAAATCGTCCCAAATCGATAAACGAACACCAAGCGAACGAAGCCAAGCTGGATTAATCAGTTCGAGGAAAACCTCCGATAACAGCTTTACGTCTCGAATCGAAATAATGGGCGACGATCATGCCTACCGGAGTGCCATCGTACGTAATCCTCTGGCCAAAGCGGATGGagctcaaaatttcaaaaccagcCACCATCACTTGGCACCCCCCGTGCCGACACATCATACTTCCTCACAGATGACGACGAGTCAACAGCCTGCGAAACCGCAGAACCATCAAAATGGCCATTCGAAGAATCCTTATCCGGAAGAGGGTTACAATCGGGATATCTACATCAGCAATGGCCAAGCGGATCACATCTGTTGGCGCAAATTCTCCATCAACTCCGAAGAATATTCAACCGAGCTTTAA